The following proteins are encoded in a genomic region of Aquella oligotrophica:
- a CDS encoding MFS transporter, with amino-acid sequence MSTNKNSNKILWTIFLTILIDMLGVGILIPVFPMLVVPHSTFRVIPDSWTTAEGFIMLGWLLTCFPLAQFLCAPILGQLADRYGRRKILALSISGTCISYILFAIGIVSKNIPLMFISRALDGASGGNISVAQAVIGDISTPQNRAKNFGLIGMSFGIGFIMGPFLGGKLSDPAVVSWFNSSTPFWFAAILSFINVLLVLALLPETLKVASDKQIDLSKPFHNINKAFSTPGLRNIIPTTFLFNAGFTFFTTFWAVVLADEFGFSQGKIGNFYAYIGIMIVFAQGMIVRRLSGRVADFQILRISLFITGICVGVYYFIPFSHIGLIYLIPPFMALGNALTMAFSTALITRVTPANIRGEAMGISSSSSALAQAIPAMLAGYVAAHHAKLPILVGSLIILCGGLLFWLIFQPKQFDEMN; translated from the coding sequence ATGTCAACAAATAAAAACAGTAACAAAATTCTATGGACAATATTTTTAACCATACTCATTGATATGTTGGGAGTAGGTATACTAATCCCTGTGTTCCCAATGTTGGTAGTTCCACATTCTACATTTAGGGTTATCCCTGATAGCTGGACAACTGCTGAAGGATTTATAATGCTTGGCTGGCTATTAACCTGCTTTCCATTAGCCCAATTTTTGTGTGCACCGATCCTAGGACAATTAGCAGACCGTTATGGGCGACGTAAAATTCTTGCCTTATCAATCAGTGGTACTTGTATTTCTTATATTTTGTTTGCTATTGGTATAGTTAGCAAGAATATCCCGTTAATGTTTATTTCACGGGCACTAGATGGTGCTTCTGGAGGCAATATATCAGTTGCTCAAGCAGTTATCGGAGATATAAGCACGCCACAAAACCGAGCAAAAAACTTTGGCTTGATTGGCATGTCATTTGGAATTGGCTTCATTATGGGACCTTTTTTGGGAGGTAAGCTCTCAGACCCAGCAGTGGTCAGCTGGTTTAATAGCTCAACTCCATTCTGGTTTGCCGCCATCTTAAGTTTTATTAATGTGCTTTTAGTACTTGCTTTGTTACCAGAAACACTAAAAGTTGCAAGTGATAAGCAAATTGATCTCTCCAAGCCCTTTCATAATATAAATAAAGCTTTTTCAACTCCCGGACTTAGGAATATAATTCCAACAACTTTTCTATTTAACGCAGGATTTACATTCTTCACTACTTTCTGGGCAGTAGTACTTGCTGATGAATTTGGATTTAGTCAGGGTAAAATTGGTAATTTCTATGCGTATATTGGAATAATGATTGTTTTTGCTCAGGGTATGATAGTTCGTAGATTATCCGGACGAGTGGCAGATTTCCAGATACTTAGAATTTCTCTATTTATCACCGGTATATGTGTTGGAGTATATTATTTTATACCATTTAGTCACATTGGACTTATCTATCTCATACCTCCTTTTATGGCATTAGGAAATGCTCTCACTATGGCATTTAGCACAGCACTGATTACTCGAGTAACTCCAGCAAATATTCGTGGTGAGGCAATGGGCATCAGCTCAAGTTCATCAGCACTGGCACAAGCAATTCCGGCAATGCTCGCAGGCTACGTTGCCGCCCATCATGCAAAACT
- a CDS encoding MarC family protein — protein sequence MSNYLQIFISLFSILNPILAITIYLDVTNGLKNSEKRSVAIVCGASVFGILTAFLFVGQPLMAVLGLHDYSLQLAGGVVVLLIGIFMIMKPSDKVEEGKSTEKTINPNRIKSLGISPLALPMIVGPAAIVMVILYGQQEHTVLGKFLIVGILGLVSISVIVVFMLANYIARALGDIGIIVLTKLMGLIIAAIACEMIVSGLKSVVPILVHTVN from the coding sequence ATGTCAAACTATTTGCAAATATTCATTTCTTTATTTAGTATTCTTAACCCAATTTTGGCGATAACGATTTATTTAGATGTAACAAATGGTCTTAAAAATTCAGAAAAACGCTCAGTTGCAATAGTTTGCGGAGCTTCGGTTTTTGGAATACTTACAGCCTTTCTTTTTGTTGGTCAACCCTTGATGGCCGTGCTCGGGTTACATGATTATTCCTTACAGCTTGCCGGAGGAGTGGTGGTTCTTCTTATCGGGATTTTTATGATCATGAAACCAAGTGATAAAGTAGAAGAAGGGAAGAGTACTGAAAAAACTATTAATCCGAACCGGATTAAAAGCCTTGGAATTAGCCCGCTTGCGCTGCCAATGATAGTTGGACCAGCTGCAATTGTTATGGTAATTTTATATGGACAGCAGGAACATACTGTGCTCGGCAAATTTTTAATTGTCGGAATTCTGGGGTTGGTAAGTATTTCGGTAATAGTAGTTTTTATGCTTGCTAATTATATTGCGCGTGCTTTGGGTGATATAGGAATAATTGTTCTTACAAAATTAATGGGATTAATAATTGCTGCAATCGCTTGTGAAATGATTGTTTCTGGTTTAAAATCTGTTGTACCAATTCTTGTACATACTGTGAATTGA
- a CDS encoding helix-turn-helix domain-containing protein: MYTQNKHRKTYTREFKLLIVNKYLNEGKTGPQLSVEYELEISIIKDWIRKFRLYGASGLEDGRGKHNNHSSHGRPKKERFNSEVEALRHENMRLKGELFLLKKLKELRDKQEK, encoded by the coding sequence ATGTACACACAAAATAAACATCGCAAAACATATACCCGAGAATTTAAATTGCTTATTGTTAATAAGTATCTAAATGAGGGTAAAACAGGTCCCCAACTTTCTGTAGAATATGAATTAGAGATAAGCATAATAAAAGATTGGATAAGGAAGTTTCGACTTTATGGTGCTTCAGGTTTAGAAGATGGTCGTGGCAAGCATAACAACCATAGCTCTCACGGCCGACCAAAGAAAGAAAGATTTAATTCAGAAGTTGAGGCGTTGCGTCATGAAAATATGAGGCTAAAAGGAGAGCTATTTCTACTAAAAAAGTTGAAGGAGCTAAGAGACAAACAGGAAAAATAA
- a CDS encoding IS3 family transposase — MSIISACKFFGVSRSGYYKYLLANRNKAVLTETMVMDSIKAIYIKSKGRYGYRRIRDTLTSKQGMVISYKKVLRLMRKLGLKSRIRKKRNFFGNENLLAANILNRKFQSNLPNRKLVTDITYLKVRGVNYYLSVIYDLFNNEVKSYELSKYNDNPLVIETIKRAFPSMSNDQLILHSDQGSQYTSIAYTSLLKSLGITKSMSRRGNCLDNACIESFFGHLKSESIYLEQISTYEELKLLIDEYIYFYNNDRIQRKLRKMAPIEYRNHFESTRGFL, encoded by the coding sequence TTGTCTATTATATCTGCTTGCAAATTTTTTGGTGTATCCCGGAGCGGATATTACAAATATTTATTAGCCAACCGTAATAAAGCTGTGTTAACAGAAACTATGGTAATGGATAGTATCAAAGCTATCTACATTAAAAGTAAAGGTCGCTATGGTTACCGTAGAATACGTGATACTTTAACATCAAAGCAAGGTATGGTAATAAGTTATAAGAAGGTTTTACGCTTAATGCGCAAACTTGGCCTAAAGTCTAGGATTAGAAAGAAGCGTAATTTTTTTGGAAATGAAAATTTACTGGCAGCTAATATTCTAAACCGGAAGTTTCAAAGCAATTTACCTAATAGAAAATTAGTTACTGATATTACTTATTTAAAGGTTAGAGGAGTAAATTATTATCTCTCCGTAATTTATGATTTATTTAACAATGAAGTAAAATCATATGAGCTAAGTAAATACAATGATAATCCGCTAGTAATAGAGACTATCAAACGAGCATTCCCAAGTATGAGTAATGATCAGCTTATTCTACATAGTGATCAAGGTTCACAGTACACATCTATTGCCTACACATCTTTATTAAAATCACTAGGTATAACAAAGAGCATGTCCAGGAGAGGTAATTGTTTGGATAATGCATGTATTGAGAGTTTCTTTGGACATTTGAAAAGTGAGAGTATTTATTTAGAGCAAATAAGTACTTACGAAGAATTAAAATTATTAATTGATGAGTATATCTATTTTTATAATAATGATAGAATACAGCGCAAATTAAGAAAAATGGCTCCGATTGAATATCGAAACCATTTTGAATCTACCAGAGGCTTTTTATAA
- the hpf gene encoding ribosome hibernation-promoting factor, HPF/YfiA family encodes MKNLSILCKDFDLTDAIKLYATEKMSALDKYFPEAGAAASFNLRLGKVSNSHNSGKIFYAEVSIKTPEKNFGALVESEDIYAAIDQLKDDLAHNIAHYKDKEHTKNIRSARKFKEELHTVAE; translated from the coding sequence ATGAAAAATTTATCAATTTTATGCAAAGATTTTGATTTAACTGATGCAATCAAATTGTACGCAACAGAAAAGATGTCGGCATTAGATAAATATTTTCCAGAAGCTGGAGCTGCGGCATCATTTAATCTACGCTTAGGTAAAGTAAGTAACAGTCATAACTCGGGTAAGATTTTTTATGCTGAGGTCAGTATAAAAACCCCAGAAAAGAATTTTGGCGCACTGGTTGAATCTGAAGATATTTATGCAGCAATTGACCAGCTAAAAGATGATTTAGCACATAACATTGCACATTACAAGGATAAAGAACATACCAAAAATATTCGTAGTGCACGTAAATTTAAGGAAGAACTCCACACAGTGGCGGAATAG